From the genome of Brevibacterium sp. JSBI002, one region includes:
- a CDS encoding DoxX family protein, translating into MFTVPTIAAGIVLLLVRAVLTVAFVREFMVKAKDIPRFAEADGLSVPTAWFVAIAELAAAVSFATGVLAQWAGLGVVVLMLITTSLHVFKWHSKYWASAGGPEYDLLLLVLAAVITAFGAGPIAIPALFGM; encoded by the coding sequence ATGTTCACGGTTCCAACGATCGCTGCAGGGATCGTGCTCCTGCTCGTCAGGGCAGTTCTGACCGTGGCTTTCGTCCGCGAGTTCATGGTCAAGGCCAAGGATATTCCGCGGTTCGCCGAGGCGGATGGGCTCAGTGTTCCGACCGCATGGTTCGTCGCCATCGCCGAGCTCGCCGCCGCAGTCTCATTCGCCACCGGCGTCCTCGCTCAATGGGCCGGTCTCGGCGTGGTCGTGCTCATGCTCATCACGACGAGCCTGCACGTCTTCAAATGGCACTCGAAGTACTGGGCCTCGGCGGGTGGTCCCGAATACGACCTGCTCCTGTTGGTGCTGGCTGCCGTCATCACTGCATTCGGTGCCGGACCGATCGCCATTCCGGCACTGTTCGGGATGTGA
- the mutM gene encoding bifunctional DNA-formamidopyrimidine glycosylase/DNA-(apurinic or apyrimidinic site) lyase: MPELPEVESVRRGVDEWTAGTTITGAEVADPRILGTTSQRRIDPSAVSGFVSAVTGAHILKAERRGKFMWLSLGEGTVSSSVSVASSVPRPELGILVHLGMSGQLRIHPPGEEFHRHTRAVLHLDSDRELRFVDQRIFGHIGVQPLVHGYGRLVPASAIHIAPDPLEPAFDPERVVAELKKKRTAIKAALLDQTLVSGIGNIYADEALFRAGVHPLAVPARTRKSRLTAVLESATKVMSDALAVGGTSFDALYVNVNGESGYFDRALLVYGRGGQECVRCGTEIVKITVGGRGTHYCPVCQKAPRYR; encoded by the coding sequence ATGCCTGAGCTTCCCGAGGTCGAAAGCGTCCGTCGCGGCGTCGACGAATGGACGGCCGGAACCACGATCACCGGCGCCGAGGTGGCCGACCCCCGAATTCTGGGTACGACGTCCCAGCGGCGCATCGATCCGTCCGCGGTCTCCGGGTTCGTTTCGGCCGTGACCGGGGCGCACATCCTCAAGGCCGAACGGCGCGGGAAGTTCATGTGGCTGAGCCTGGGGGAGGGGACTGTGTCTTCCTCGGTCTCGGTCGCTTCGTCTGTGCCGAGGCCCGAACTCGGCATACTCGTGCATCTGGGCATGAGCGGACAGCTGCGCATCCATCCGCCCGGCGAGGAGTTCCACCGGCACACTCGTGCGGTTCTGCACCTCGACAGCGACCGCGAACTGCGCTTCGTCGACCAACGGATCTTCGGCCATATCGGCGTCCAACCTCTCGTCCACGGGTACGGGCGCCTCGTTCCCGCCTCGGCGATCCATATCGCCCCCGATCCGCTCGAACCCGCGTTCGATCCGGAACGGGTCGTGGCGGAGCTTAAGAAGAAGCGCACGGCGATCAAGGCCGCGCTGCTCGACCAGACGCTGGTCAGCGGGATCGGAAACATCTACGCCGACGAGGCGCTGTTCCGGGCGGGAGTCCACCCCTTGGCGGTGCCGGCACGTACACGGAAGAGCCGCCTGACCGCGGTCCTCGAATCCGCAACGAAAGTGATGAGCGACGCCCTGGCCGTGGGCGGGACGAGCTTCGACGCTCTCTACGTCAACGTCAACGGCGAATCCGGGTATTTCGATCGGGCTCTGCTCGTCTACGGGCGCGGGGGACAGGAATGTGTGCGCTGCGGGACCGAGATCGTCAAGATCACCGTCGGCGGGCGCGGAACCCACTACTGCCCCGTGTGCCAGAAGGCCCCGCGGTACAGGTAG
- the rpmF gene encoding 50S ribosomal protein L32: protein MAVPKRKLSRSNTRHRRSQWKAKAPNLVKTVENGRVVYSRPHQAKVVEDAAGTPLYLEYKGRKVADV, encoded by the coding sequence GTGGCTGTTCCGAAGCGTAAATTGTCGCGCAGCAACACCCGCCACCGTCGTTCGCAGTGGAAGGCCAAGGCTCCGAACCTGGTCAAGACTGTGGAGAACGGTCGCGTTGTGTACTCGCGCCCCCATCAGGCCAAGGTCGTCGAAGACGCAGCCGGCACCCCGCTGTACCTCGAGTACAAGGGCCGCAAGGTCGCTGACGTCTGA
- a CDS encoding YceD family protein translates to MNAGATSSNAPGGQGMKDRSEFVYDLRSMGLLGHPGEWERVNTTLSAPADLKIEVIGVAEGSPLTLELMFESVSEGIYVSGTVSAMARGEDARTLEPIELPIDVDIQEMYVYEQAEGDEDSYVIDRDQLDLEPAIRDAVVMALPFNPSRDESEEFSYTLGEDLEVDEDESESPFASLKNLLEEKKES, encoded by the coding sequence GTGAACGCAGGAGCGACATCCTCAAACGCACCAGGAGGACAGGGCATGAAGGACAGATCTGAATTCGTCTATGATCTCAGATCCATGGGATTGCTCGGTCATCCGGGTGAGTGGGAACGGGTGAACACCACCTTGTCGGCTCCAGCGGATCTCAAGATCGAAGTGATCGGGGTTGCGGAAGGTTCACCACTGACGCTCGAGCTGATGTTCGAGAGTGTGTCGGAGGGAATCTACGTGTCGGGCACAGTCTCGGCGATGGCCCGCGGCGAAGACGCGAGGACGCTCGAACCCATCGAGCTGCCTATAGATGTGGACATCCAGGAGATGTACGTCTATGAGCAGGCCGAAGGGGACGAGGACTCCTACGTCATCGACCGGGATCAGCTCGACCTCGAGCCCGCGATCAGAGACGCCGTCGTGATGGCTCTGCCGTTCAATCCCTCGCGGGATGAGAGCGAGGAGTTCAGCTACACCCTGGGGGAGGACCTCGAGGTGGACGAGGACGAATCCGAATCGCCGTTCGCATCATTGAAGAATCTGTTGGAAGAGAAGAAAGAGAGCTAG
- a CDS encoding MFS transporter gives MGAATPANRAWFPGLVIHTVLAHATYNGVRVLISYRTLELGGTGFVLGLMTAVYSLVPLLTALFIGRLVDRGYATAVLWAGTVLSVLPVALAAMAPNLGVLLVATMSLGVGQLLTTVASQALIPQSFPAAQMTSKFGHLTLGVSIGQTIGLPLAGMVADATSGQAHITNALWFMTAVSALTLIAAVIVMLRGRTPHVSRAEAAEGAQTPWALLAIRGMKPAIFASMATLAAVDLMTAYLPLIGQQNGLSVTTVTWLLALRTLASVVSRLFIGSLTARWRDLSLLWTASAIAGISVVLIPVFSQPWTLGVLLAVAGFCFGLTQPLTMSWVSALADAKNRAAVLSIRLAGNRLSQVAIPSAASALTIVAGSGIVFTMSGALLLIAGAVTWRNHHERW, from the coding sequence ATGGGCGCGGCGACTCCAGCCAACCGGGCGTGGTTTCCCGGCCTCGTCATCCATACCGTGCTCGCGCACGCCACCTACAACGGCGTCCGCGTCCTCATCTCCTACCGCACCCTCGAACTCGGCGGAACGGGGTTCGTCCTCGGCCTGATGACGGCCGTGTACTCGCTCGTCCCACTGCTCACCGCTCTCTTCATCGGCCGCCTCGTCGATCGGGGCTATGCCACCGCGGTGCTGTGGGCGGGCACCGTGCTGTCCGTCCTGCCCGTCGCGCTCGCGGCCATGGCCCCCAACCTCGGCGTGCTGCTGGTCGCCACGATGAGCCTCGGCGTCGGACAGCTGCTGACCACGGTCGCCTCCCAAGCGCTCATCCCGCAGAGTTTCCCGGCGGCCCAGATGACATCGAAGTTCGGCCACCTCACCCTCGGCGTCTCGATCGGGCAGACCATCGGACTGCCGCTGGCGGGAATGGTCGCCGACGCGACCTCCGGGCAGGCACACATCACGAACGCCCTGTGGTTCATGACCGCGGTCTCCGCGCTCACCCTCATCGCCGCCGTCATCGTCATGCTCCGCGGCAGGACTCCGCACGTCTCCCGCGCCGAGGCGGCCGAAGGGGCGCAGACGCCGTGGGCGCTCCTGGCGATCAGGGGGATGAAACCGGCGATCTTCGCGTCCATGGCTACGCTCGCCGCCGTCGATCTGATGACCGCCTACCTGCCGCTCATCGGGCAGCAGAACGGACTGTCCGTGACCACGGTGACCTGGCTGCTCGCCCTGCGCACCCTGGCCTCGGTGGTCTCACGGCTCTTCATCGGAAGCCTCACGGCCAGGTGGCGGGACCTGTCTCTGCTGTGGACCGCCTCGGCGATAGCCGGCATCAGCGTCGTCCTCATCCCCGTGTTCAGCCAACCGTGGACGCTCGGGGTGCTGCTCGCGGTCGCGGGATTCTGCTTCGGGCTCACCCAGCCGCTGACCATGTCGTGGGTGTCCGCGCTGGCCGATGCGAAGAATCGGGCCGCGGTGCTCTCGATCCGCCTGGCGGGCAACCGACTCAGCCAGGTCGCGATTCCCTCGGCCGCCTCGGCGCTGACGATCGTCGCCGGCTCCGGGATCGTGTTCACGATGTCCGGAGCGCTGCTCCTCATCGCCGGGGCAGTGACCTGGCGCAATCATCACGAACGATGGTGA
- the coaD gene encoding pantetheine-phosphate adenylyltransferase, whose product MKVVCPGSYDPITMGHLDIIARCSRMFEEVVVAVVHNPSKSGRFDPEIRADLIRRSLAEDERTREAQNITIDLVSGGLLVDYCTRIGAPAVVKGLRSGTDFAYELPMALMNKHLSELETIFVPGDPKFEHVSSSLIKEVHGGGGDIEGLVPTSVLDALRGDIPGDGAR is encoded by the coding sequence ATGAAGGTCGTCTGCCCCGGTTCCTATGACCCGATCACCATGGGTCATCTCGATATCATCGCCCGCTGCTCTCGGATGTTCGAAGAGGTCGTCGTGGCAGTGGTCCACAATCCTTCGAAGTCCGGTCGCTTCGACCCGGAGATCCGTGCCGACCTCATCCGCAGGTCCCTGGCCGAAGATGAACGCACCCGGGAAGCGCAGAACATCACGATCGACCTCGTCTCCGGGGGCCTCCTCGTCGACTACTGCACGAGAATCGGCGCCCCCGCCGTCGTCAAAGGCCTGCGCTCGGGCACCGACTTCGCCTACGAACTGCCGATGGCGCTGATGAACAAACACCTGTCCGAGCTCGAGACGATCTTCGTCCCCGGCGACCCGAAGTTCGAACACGTCTCCTCCTCACTCATCAAGGAAGTCCACGGAGGCGGCGGAGACATCGAAGGCCTCGTCCCCACCTCGGTGCTCGACGCCCTGCGGGGGGACATTCCCGGCGACGGCGCTCGCTGA